Genomic segment of Leopardus geoffroyi isolate Oge1 chromosome B2, O.geoffroyi_Oge1_pat1.0, whole genome shotgun sequence:
CCAGCACATACAGCACTTAAAAGAGTATCACACTGTTATTTGAAGCTCCTTCTCCCATGTATTATGAATGATAGCCAGAATTGAGTTtacactcaaaaaaaataaaaaagggggggacttctgggtggctcagttggttgagcatccgactttggctcaagtcaccatctcacagctcgtgggaacgagccctgcgtcgggctctgtgctgacagctcagagcctggagcctgcttcagatactatctccctctctctgttcctccccagctcgtactctctctctctcaaaaataaacactaaaaaaaaatttttttaaacattcttctcACCTATAACTGAATATAGCCTTTCTATTACAATTGTGCCTGATGTTGAAAATCTCTGGGAAGTTAACTTGCCATCACTGTGGCATGAAATAATCCCCACAATGATATTATCATGATTTACAAATTGAAGCGGATGGTTCCCAGTCTTTCCCCTTGGACATACCTGGGCAGACTGCTGCCTTAAGTATCAAGAGCTCTCCAGAGTATCTGTATGCACACCCCTTGTGTGTCCAGGGAACACAAGTACAACACTCCCTGATTTCATACCACAACACCGAGTATTTTCtagttacaaatataaatttggtCACAAGGTTCAAGCCTAACAGGAGCTCAGCCAGAACCCCCTGTTCTAATGGGGCAGTCTGGAACATGCTAGAAAGCAACAGGTGGTGCTGATACGGGAAAAGAGGAGGCAGATAAGGGTGACAGTGACTGAGCAGCAAAGATatcaaagaagatgaaaagaagcaATTAGAGGAATTGACAAGCACATAATCACAAACAGTGATGAATTGTTGTCtcagaagggggaaggggggaccCACAAATTAACATCTTCAAAGTTCTTGATtctgtgattttatctttttttttcagtgatttcaAATTTTTAGTGGTTTTTAGTGATTTCAAAATCAGATTTGAGTTGTATTTGGCTCCTGATTTGTAAGTCTTGATTACTGACTGATTACTTGGAGTAAAAACTGatatatctaggggcacctggagagctcagtcagttaagtatctgacttcagctcaggtcatgatctcatggtttgtgagtttgagccccacatggggctctctgctgtcagcacagagcccacttcagatcctctgtccccctctctctgcctctctctttctctcaaaaataaacattaaaaagacctGATATATCTAATAAGCATTATTTACCATGATTTCCCCCTGCCTCACACCACAGATAAGCCCAAAAGGGAATATTTCACAAAGCAAGGGAACGCATGTATGAGGGACATTTTGGGTCACCATGGCGATCTAATAGCACATACACCTTTGGTTATACAGCCAGGCTAAGAAGACCGTGCTGTTCCAGTAGTCATCAGGGGCGTCTCCATCACCATCCGACCACAGGACCTCCGGCTGATACTTGTTCACTAGCTCGTAGAGTTCTGGCAGCGTCTTGGAAACTGGAAACTGTTGCTGATGGAATGACCTGGACTTATCCTCAAGGAAGAGTGGATGAAACCATTCAAAGAGGGAATAGTACAGTCCAAAGCGAAGGTCAGTCCTGTTCCTAATAGCTGCCTCAAGCTCCTTGACAAGGTCCCTCTTGGGCCCCACATCCACTGCATTCCAGTTCCATGAATGCTTTGAGCCCCACAAGGTAAAGCCTGCACAATTATAGTAAGAGTCTTTGTAAGAATGTGAATCTGCTTTAGGACATTTCCACCTATACAAATACCAAAATAGTGCATGTGACATACAAAAACTTCTACAACTGCTTTGTGGAACTTTTTTTCATGGCACATATTCTGCTTTTAtatgagaaacaaatgagaatCTAAACCAGGTGGAaccaaggttgtttttttttttaatttttttttttttcaacgtttatttatttttgggacagagagagacagagcatgaacgggggaggggcagagagagagggagacacagaatcagaaacaggctccaggctctgagccatcagcccagagcccgacgcggggctcaaactcacggaccgcgagatcgtgacctggctgaagtcggacgcctaaccgactacgccacccaggcgccccccaaggtttttttaagtaacattCTGGGTACCCCTTCAGGTCTGCATAATCTCATCTAGCTCCTATATTTTTCCTCATAGAATATAAGCTtcttggggtggctcagtcgggtaagagtcctctcttgatttcagctcgggtcatgatctcacaattcataagattgagccccacatcaggattcacatctggattccctctctccctctctctctcactctctcactctctctacctctccccaactcatgcttgctctctctctctctctgtctcaaaataaattaattaatttaaaaaaagcttctAAAACTGTTCACTCTTGTCAAAGGTGTTTGTGGTAAGCTTCAAAGCAGCAATATTTAAAGTCCTATTCAAAATGTTTCAAATCAACAGGCTCTAACACCAGACAGTACTGAAACCACATGGATCTTCATCACCACCTAAACTCACATAAAGATCTTTCTGCCTAAGCAACCTCAGTGGGACTTTTtccaaaaagcaatgaaaacatcTGAAAATGGGAGTCCTAGAAAGTTTACAAATGTCAGCTTCAGTATCTGTCCTCACAGTATgattaaaagtattttgttttgccCTGTGTAACAGACAGACAGGGCTTTGCTGCCACGTTAGAACAGGTATATTTTGAAACTTCCCATACAAGGTGCTATGTCTCCGCCAATGTGACTGGCTTCAAATGTGTGACAGGAATGTCTTGTTCAATGAGAAAGGATGCGTTAGATCAAGCAGAAGGGCTTATAGCTTTTCCTCAATACATTGCTGAAGATTACTTGATGGCCAAAGCCATAGCTGACCGAGGTTGGAAGTTTGCAAAGTCCACTCAGGTTGCAATGCAAAACTCTGGCTCTTACTCAATTTCCCAGTTTCAATCCAGAATGATCAGATGGACCAAACTGCAAACTAACGTGCTTCCTGCTACAGTAATTCGTGAGCCAATTTCGGAGTGTTTTGTTGCCAGTTTAATTATTGGATGGGCAGCCCACCATGTATTCAGATGGGATATTATGGTGTTTTTCAAGTGTCATTGCCTGGAATGGTTTATATCTGACTACATTCAACTCAGGGGTGTCCAGGGTGGCACACAGTGTTTTTCAAAACTCGATTATGCAGTAGCCTGGTTCATCTGTGAATCCATgacaatatacatttttttttttttgtcggcATTATGGGACCCTACTATAAGCTGGAGAACTGATTGCTACAGATTGCACCATAGAGGCACAGCAGAGGAGTTTCTAGATGTATAACTATAGCTTTGTGACtgtacataaaggaaaaaagagaagtattataaattatgtttatataaatgcTTTGAAAGATCTAAAAACGAcgctatttttgttttatttttaaaacaaagtgttttaaaacaaaatgcacaCTATGTAATTCTTTGTGCCATACGGCTTAGAGGGTTCCTAGACATCAGGAAATCAACAACATGTTCACAAGCAAATACACTTTCTAAATACCCACCTCCATAGGAGAAACATCTATAGGAGAAAATCATTAAGCCACTTGAATGTGGCCAAAGGGAAAAGTATTCTAAGATAACTacagatttttggttttggttcttcCCTCttatttccctccccacccctgtggaAAATACTGAGGCATAATTTCTCATGCCAAGGCAAAAATGGTCATAGCAAAGGCAATCATCAAATGAATTAACATGTGGTTGAGACAGTAACAATTTGTTGACGCTTCCTTGATCTTTTGGATACTGGAATGGTAATGGGTGGAAACTATCCTATTAATGTAAGACACTGTGACGGATAATTTTGTGTCAACTTAACTGGACCacagggtcatgacctgagacaaaatcaagagttgtacacttagcagactgagccacacaggtaccctgAGATTAACATCTAAATAGGtagactgatttaaaaaattaattaaaaaaaaaaaaataggggcgcctgcatggctcagtcatttgagtgtccaacttcagctcaggtcatgatctcatggttcatgggttcaagccctgcgtccagctctgtgctgacagctcagagcctggagcctgctttggattctgtgtctccctctctctgcccctgccctgcttgcattctctctctctctctctcaaaataaaataaaacattaataaaaaatgtaaatagatagactgagtaaagcagattgctctccccaGTGTGGATGGGCCTCAGCCAATCCCTTAAAGACCTAAACAGAATAAGAGGCTAGGTAAGAATTCCCTCTCAGCCTGTCTGAGCTCACACcttctcctgcctttggactcagactacAACTATACCACCGGCTCTCCTGGGTCcagacttctcagcctccgtAACTAGAGCCAGTTTCTTCTAACAAATCTCTTTTTATATATCAGACTtcccattggttctgtttctctgaagaaccttGACTCATACACCGTGTTTCCTTTCAGATGTTCTTCCACCATCTCTGTCATTTATGGGCACCATTACAGTTCCATAATCCTTTTCCCTCCAGGTGACCTGTGTCGCTTTCGTCACCAACAAACTGCCCACCATTTGGCTATCTAAGAGTTGGCCAAAAGTGCAGCAAGGTGTTGGTAATGACACAAGACTACAGCAGTACAATCCCCATGGTGGTGGAGCCTTCCCAGAATGCATTAGAGGTGCGGTGAAAGGGAAGAAGGCAAATTTAATCAAAACCTTTGTGCTGCGACGCATATCTCACTTCAAATAGCTTCAAAAGAAATCttggaaatacttttaaatatgcaCATAACAAAATTcgatcattttcctttctttgtgttgtttttatgtgtgtgtggggaggggggtatGATCTTTCTATAAACCCAATGCCTCTCAACTGGATGAAATATATGGTCCCTTAAATTACAGGCAAATGTCAGTAGCCACTTGGCTACTGCTCCTAAAACTGATTTGAtgtgttttagtttcttcttccAAAAGAACTACTTACTCTACATTTCATAACTATCACCAGTGTTTGTAAATGTTACACTTCTTTACCTTCATGATGTTTGGAAGTTAAGACAGTGTATTTGGCACCAGAAGCCTGAAAAACATCTGCCCAGTAGCTCGCATTAAAAAACCGTGCTGTAAATAGTGGTCCAAAATCCTCATATTTGAAATCAGGACGGTAATTATCTTCCATAAACTTCACATACATCGGTATCTTTTTCTCTTGCCAATACCACctaaaggaaggaggagagaacacATAAATAGCATACCCATAAAGCCAGCTCCCTTTACTGATTCCCCCTTACTCGAGTGTTAtccagattctttctcccttccccatcaGTTTGACTTTGCCTTAAAGAAAGCTTATGTAAACTTTCCGCATTTTTCACCTGCCCCTCTGTGAAATCCCCTCGGCTCATAAGTTAGAACGTTCTAGACAACCCGGCCACCTATTTGCtcttaattcttcattttatttatttatttatttatttatttatttatttatttatagacagGAAGCAGGATTTATTGGTGGGCATGAATGGGAAAGGGCAGTGCTGAGGTTCtcatgagtgcagagcctgccatTTGTCCAAGGGGCCACGATTAGGGATGTATTTGACCCCACAGCCATCTGGGATGAGCCGCTTTTCAGCCACCGTGTCTTCAAATTTGTCCGCATTAAACTTAGTAAAAAACGCTGGTTAGATGCCACGAAGTAGGTGGCAATGCCTTAACCGTATGCGTGTTGTCAGGCCCGAGGGCCTCTTCCATCCTTGTCAAGGGGAGAGCTAACCTTCTCTCCTTTCATACAACacttaattcttcatttttaaatcacaagGTGTAGTCTGTACCGTTAGAGAGTTAGTCCTCTGCAACACAAGTGCCAGCCTTCAAGAGGAAAACCACATGCCTGAAACAACATGAATCTTTTATATTCACCAGcaaagaacaagtgggggagtTGGCAACAGTAAAATTAAGAAGATgctgttattttaatatattgactCAGCCTTTAAGGATTCCTTGTATGCATTCATTCTGAGCAAGGCCTTCCTGCCTTTGGACAAGGTTGTGTGAAGCAATGCCTGGCTGCCATCTGGTGACATGAAGGGACAAGTCAACAGGCTGAGGACCACAGAAATAGGTTTGTTCTTTGTATCAATGAGACAGCTGCCTCTAAGTTTCTCATTATTTGGGGTAATGAGCCCCTATTATTACATCATGTATTTGGGGGTTCTGTACCTTGAAGTGAAAGCTTCCTAACCGATCCATGAtgaatttttgccttttttttttttcacttttgccttttaaattgaACTATAAAAGACAAACTGGGATGGTCAGAAAGTTGAACATAGATTAAGAGATTTCTACTTTCTCCCAGCACTGTTTAATTTGAGCCTGCATTCTCTACTATAGTCTCGAGttacttttcaaatttcataCTAATAGAGGTGAAAAGAGGCACTTACTGTAAAGAGTCCATCATTTATATCTGGATTTGAATTGCCATTAAGGACAGTCAGATATATTCATCTCTACCATTGACTGTCCTGAGTCAAATTGGAGGGCAGAGCagaggtttagagggaacacaaAGGGAAACCATAGGTAATTAAAGAATCTTGTACAGGCTTAATGTACTTCCAGACCATCCGAAATATATTCTagttaggtttctttttttggtttttttttttggttttttttttgtttttttttttttcaacgtttatttatttttgggacagagagagacagagcatgaacggggaggggaagagagagagggagacacagaatcggaaacaggctccaggctctgagccatcagcccagaacctgacgcggggctcgaactcacgcaccgcgagatcgtgacctggctgaagtcggacgcttaaccgactgcgccacccaggcgccccttttttgttttttttttgtttttgtttgtttattcatttttgagacagagcacaagcgggggaggggcagggagagagggagacacagaacctgaaacctgagccgtcagcacagagcctgacacagggctcgaactcacgcaccatgagatcatggcctgagctgaagttggtccttcaaccgactgagccatccaggtgccccacattctaGTTAGTTTTATATGAGCAGTATCTTTATTCTTCTAGGTCAAAACAaacaattctgtgtgtgtttgtagaaaatgaaaagttaaccACTGCAAAGAGCAATATGACTCAAAACTAGGTATTTTTGATACCTCTTCCAGCACCAGATATATATTTACCAAACACTCCTGGGtaaacaaaatgataaagtaTAAATTATTACATCTTAATATGAGAGGAAGAAAATCGGTTAGTTTATACTAAtctgaaacatttcaaaaataaactcaaaatgtctTACGGCACAAAACTTACAAAGATATATAATATCCTGAAGTAAATGTATCTGGTAATACACAATATGGGGAAAAGGAGTCCCTTGTTTTACCAGCAGATTTCAAAAGAGTATACGAATAGCACTCTGTAGCTTACAATGTTCTTTTACATCAATCGGCCTAACTTAATAAGAAAGGTtactgcttggggcgcctggtggctcagtcggttaagcctctggctcttgatttcagctcaggttatgatctcagggttcatgagatcaagccccgagctgGACTCCGCACTTGCAggggggaggctgcttgggattctgtctctctctctttctctctctgtctctctctgctctccgtctctctctaagTACACGGAGCAGCACTTAATGCATACTTGTTGAAGTCCTTCAATGAACCGGGGTTCTAATTATTGAGCATTATgaaaaagcagcaaaggaaatgactaataaataaataaataataaaagaaacttaaaaagtcaAGCTCTTTGTTGAAAGTGGTACAatgttaatataatatatagtttataCTCTACTGTACTACATATTGATATATTAAAGTTGATGCATACTaggtatacaatataaaatagaggtaaatactcatttattttcttatggaatacattatatatgtgtgcagcactttatgtgtatgtatttgaCAACACTTCTATCTTGAAGAACTTAACACCAAAGTACTTACTCAGGAAAGGTATGTGAAACAGTTCAAAGTTGTAAGAGACGACATGCACATTTTTACATAGATCTCAAGGTAAAATCtaaagagcaatttttttttgtgcAGCACTTTTTACAGAATAGTCTATTAATAATAAGGGAGTTTTTTTAGGGTAACATTctagaacctttttttttaaattcctagaGCCACACAGGgtaacattttaacattaaagGGCCAGTGCCTGTCCGAATGAACGTAAGTTTCACATACGCacaatgtgtgtgtttttgtttttttttaattttttttttcaacgtttatttatttttgggacagagagagacagagcatgaacgggggaggggcagagagagagggagacacagaatcggaaacaggctccaggctctgagccatcagcccagagcctgacgcggggctcgaactcacggaccgcgagatcgtgacctggctgaagtcggacgcccaaccgactgcgccacccaggcgcccccaatgtgTGTTTTAACTGTGCTGTAGGGCAGAACCGTGTTGGGACCTCGAGTGGGTCTCCACCGACACCACTTTAGGCCCAAGACCCACACACAACTGCACGAGGATCTGCCGCTTGAGCAGCTCGGCGGTTAGAACGTGATCATTAGGGCTGGGGCCCTGCGACCGCCGAGAAGCCGAGCGGCCGGCGCTGCCCGACGACTCCCGCGGCCGCACGGAGGAAAAGTCCACGTTGGTCCAAGTAGACACAGCGAATTACACAGTCAACACCCGGAAGTGCCGCTGCAACGGCGGCGGGCGAAGGGGACCCGGGACCAGGCAAGCAGGCAGGGGCCGCGGGCTGGGCGGCGGCTGCAGGCCGGGGGCCGAAGGCGGAGTCGGGGCCGACGGAGGGGGGCGCGCTCACCAGAACCACTCGCTCCCGAAACTGGGCACGGAGAACACCCCCCAGTGGACGAAGATGCCGAACTTGGCCTGGTCGAACCAGGCGGGCAGCGGCCGGGCGTCCAGGGACTTCCAGGTGGGGTCGAAGCGCGGCGCGCGGTAggcggcgcggggcgcgggcggcagcagcagcagcagcagcagcagcagcgggagCGCCAGCCCGAGCGCGGGGAGCGCGGGAGGCGCCGAGGGGCGCATGTCCGCGCGCCGCCCTCCGCCCCGTCGGCTGCTCTGCGCGCTCGTTCTTCCGCGGCTCCCGCTAAGTAAGCGCGGCTTCTGTCACCTGACCTCGCTGTCTGGAAGAAGGCGCCCTCCCCACTAGGCGTGGGAGTGGCTGCGGTCCCGGGCGGCCAGCACACCCCAGGAGGGCTGCATCGCTCAAGTGCGAAACTCACGTGGCCAGAAGTAGCCCTCAGCCCGCCCCGAGGCTGCTTAGCTAAGGCTCCTTGGGGGGCAAAGGAGTCAAGTTCAGGGACCTGTGGGATCGCCTATTTGCTGGAAAAGCTCAACCCTCACGGACTTTCCGTGACCGTCCCTGTGGAACCCTGCACGCGGAGGCCGAGGCAGGAACCTCGACAGGGTCATCCAGTGCCTTCCAGGTCCAAGCACCAGAAACAATCCGGATCATTCTCAGCCTCTGATCCACCCCCCAAACTTATGGGTGTGTTATGGCTGTGGCTGTCAACCTGGAGCCTGTGTCGTGTGAAATCCCAACAGTTTCCAGTTCAGTTAGGGgccccagaatttgcatttctaacccaGTCCTAGATGTTACTGATGTTGCTGGCCCTGATCACCAAATTTGGGGAACCACTGCATCCGAGAACAAGGCGCCAGTGGCATGAATGTTTAAGAAATCTGCAGGCTTGGGAAAAGCAGCCTAAAACTTGGAATGATTAATCAAGGGACAACATCACGAGGGACAGCATCTCCCTTCCGTAAATGATTTTAGAATAAAACCAGAATCCTTTCTCCTCCTACCCCTCTTAGCCATGAATGGGCCAGTTCAAAGGTCATCTCCTCCCCGCTTTCTGACACCACCTTCCCTCCCAAATGTTTTACTACTTCCTGTGTGTTAACGTCTTACTCCAACCACTACTATAGGATTCCGTTGATCATTTTGTAATTAGGAGGACACAGATATTTCCCATTAGGCCGGGAGCTTCCAGAGGATGGGTGTGGCAACCATTTCTGTAgcccttgaatttattttatttttttttttataaattttttttttcaacgtttatttatttttgggacagagagagacagagcatgaacgggggaggggcagagagagagggagacacagaatcggaaacaggctccaggctctgagccatcagcccagagcccgacgcggggctcgaactcacggacggcgagatcgtgacctggctgaagtcggacgcttaacccactgcgccacccaggcgcccctgtagcccTTGAATTTAAAGCAAAGcctgggggtacctggggggATCAGtggattaagcctccaacttcagctcaggtcacaatctcatgtgAGTTAGCGCCCCACGTCCgaccggctctgcgctgacagctcagagcctggagcctgcttcagattctatgtctccctctctctgcccctccccccaaaataaataaacattaaaataaataaataaagcaacgcCTGGCATGGAGCAGCCTTAACGCATACTTCTTGAGGTCCTTCAATGAACTGGGGTTCTAATTATTGAGCGTTatgaaaaaacagagaaggaaatgatacTAACCTATCTCTGCAAAGACACGGGAGCAGCACCCCAGGGAAAAGGGCAGTTAGCCTCTTGGTGCCGTGTTAATGGCTCCCCAGGATCACAGCTTCCCCATGAGGGCCCCCAGTCTTCCCAGGGTGAAGGGCTCCTGGAAGAGAGGGTTCAGGGAACCTGCTGCATATGCACTATCAGTTACAATAACCTCAGTTAGTGATAAAGTAGGGTGATAATTTCTATTATTCTAGGGGCAGAGGGCAGACTTCCTCAAGATGGGCCACTGTGGCCCGAAGATTATTCTGAGTTGAAGGCAAGAGAGACCCTAGGGGACTCGAGAGAAACTTTTGCCCCTCCCTAAACTACATAATTGGGGATCTTTCTCAGAATAAGGGTTATTAGCTGAGATAAATgttatctgagtgacccatctgtcTGGCAGGTCAGACTTCTAATTACCAAACAGATGCTTCTTACTGCCCTGTGAAGAAGTGAGCTTCTTTCCTCTAAAGTCCCAGACCACTGCCCCCTTCTCCTTGGTACAGAATGACATATATACTTGATTTTGCCTGActctggaatttccatgtctgtgtggattctcCATACAAAAACTATTAAACTCAGTTTTCTGCTATTAACCTGTCTGTCAATCTGCTCCTTAGTCCAGTTAGACGCACCTTGAGGGGACAGGAATTCTTGCTCCCTGACCTCTGGCATAGTCAGTAGGACACTTTAACTCGCTGGACATAGCTCACCCTGATACGGCTGCAGCTGAGGGACCCTGGGGCATCTGACACAGAGCCAGCAGAAGGTAAGATTTCTTACCGTGTCAGCCTCCCAGAACCTCTATCTATGGAGGGCAATGGAGCAAGATGGTCAGAGTCCTTTTTCTAAGTctagattagcaggagaaaatatctgtGGAACCAGTCTCTTGGGTCTGGCGactctttggttaaatttgcTAGAATACTGTTTGGTTACTGGTCCACTTCCTCCCAGAGatggtctttgttttcctttgttgtgtCTTTTATGTTGCTTGTCATCTGTTGCTAAGGGACATCTTGGAAGTTAAAGCTGCAAAATTAGTGGGCAGAGATTGAACACTTAAAAGCTGTTAGAGCACTCGCCACCTCAAGAAGACTCCCGTGGTAGGATATATTGGCCACAGAATGACACTAGATCTAGATTGACACTAGATCACCCACCAACTTCAAGAAAACTTCCATGCAATGAGGTCCATGGTAAAGCAACATATAATCCCAACCATGTGGCATATCCCTCCTAGGTATTAGTTTGGATCCAAGGCTTAGCTAAAGCTGTTAGACTTTTCCATTAGTCTTGTTCTATGTCCTGAGAGCTTGGCTTTGTGACCAGCAAGAATATTCTCTTTGGTCTCTGCCACCTGGAGAGTGTACTTACCCACGGGTACTTACCAGGGTGTACCTTCATGGTTAGTTGAATAGACTGGGGATCCaagaatctctttctctctctctctctctctctctctctctctctctctctctctctggctgtgcCAGCTCTTAGGGGTGTTTATCATAAGAGATTCTAGCTCATAGGAACTTTTGTCACCTCAACCTTTGTTGCTTGGTAGTGCTAGAAAGTCTCATTCTACAAGCATCTGTATGGttgttgtagactctgggtctaaaattctctcttgtccagcaagagagtgggcacagaattaaaatgcaagagatggctaatgtctgggaaaagacaagagccctgtataagggtccttgctccatatttattaagatcagaaggcttacaaacgtgatgggcatgtacaaagagacaatgaatctgtgaacatgaactcatgggcatgagggaaagggggttttgaagatatatggtgttaggggtttgggtcaatataaaccAAAATCCTGGCACCGGGCAGATGAATGTTAACAGCAGACATGAGGCTCCACTTCTGTGCATCTTAGCCAGCCTGAGGGATAAGACAGATAAAGCCTGTAACAGCAGGGTCAACAAgccacctttcttttgctaattagctccactctgggcagcTTCACCCTGCAGTGgcctatagccctatttacctctTTTACCTAATTCGGTCCTTCCtttctgtgaaagcagctttcttctATAGCACTAAATTGGAGGGCGTTTTCtacctgaatacctaatcttgcttgcctcatatacctttgtattggggcCTTTGCCCCCACTTCTAtcctgggggcctttgccccccCATCCACTCTATCCTTATTTGCCTAATCTTGTTCACCCAAgtttgggtgtgagcatcctatgacTTTGtgattctttatgccttgttaacccatcagtgcaggctcaaggaattcctaagcttattccccacataCGGGGTCACAGATTAATGGGTCTGA
This window contains:
- the FUCA2 gene encoding plasma alpha-L-fucosidase isoform X1 — encoded protein: MRPSAPPALPALGLALPLLLLLLLLLPPAPRAAYRAPRFDPTWKSLDARPLPAWFDQAKFGIFVHWGVFSVPSFGSEWFWWYWQEKKIPMYVKFMEDNYRPDFKYEDFGPLFTARFFNASYWADVFQASGAKYTVLTSKHHEGFTLWGSKHSWNWNAVDVGPKRDLVKELEAAIRNRTDLRFGLYYSLFEWFHPLFLEDKSRSFHQQQFPVSKTLPELYELVNKYQPEVLWSDGDGDAPDDYWNSTVFLAWLYNQSPVRDTVVTNDRWGLGTICKHGGYYTCSDRYHPGHLLPHKWENCMTIDKFSWGYRRDARLSDYLTIEELVKELVETVSCGGNLLMNIGPTYDGTIPVIFEERLRQMGTWLKVNGEAIYETYPWRSQSDVTPDVWYTSKPKQKLVYAIYLKWPTSRHLFLGQPIATPGATEIKLLGHGQPLNWTSLKPNGILVELPRLTFDQMPCKCGWALALTNVI
- the LOC123609369 gene encoding ceramide glucosyltransferase-like, with amino-acid sequence MKTSENGSPRKFTNYFVLPCVTDRQGFAATLEQVYFETSHTRCYVSANVTGFKCVTGMSCSMRKDALDQAEGLIAFPQYIAEDYLMAKAIADRGWKFAKSTQVAMQNSGSYSISQFQSRMIRWTKLQTNVLPATVIREPISECFVASLIIGWAAHHVFRWDIMVFFKCHCLEWFISDYIQLRGVQGGTQCFSKLDYAVAWFICESMTIYIFFFLSALWDPTISWRTDCYRLHHRGTAEEFLDV
- the FUCA2 gene encoding plasma alpha-L-fucosidase isoform X2, with amino-acid sequence MRPSAPPALPALGLALPLLLLLLLLLPPAPRAAYRAPRFDPTWKSLDARPLPAWFDQAKFGIFVHWGVFSVPSFGSEWFWWYWQEKKIPMYVKFMEDNYRPDFKYEDFGPLFTARFFNASYWADVFQASGAKYTVLTSKHHEGFTLWGSKHSWNWNAVDVGPKRDLVKELEAAIRNRTDLRFGLYYSLFEWFHPLFLEDKSRSFHQQQFPVSKTLPELYELVNKYQPEVLWSDGDGDAPDDYWNSTVFLAWLYNQSPVRDTVVTNDRWGLGTICKHGGYYTCSDRYHPGHLLPHKWENCMTIDKFSWGYRRDARLSDYLTIEELVKELVETVSCGGNLLMNIGPTYDGTIPVIFEERLRQMGTWLKVNGEAIYETYPWRSQSDVTPDVWYTSKPKQKLVYAIYLKWPTSRHLFLGQPIATPGATEECRSKTHVCTHLDQRLK